One genomic segment of Nonomuraea coxensis DSM 45129 includes these proteins:
- a CDS encoding Na+/H+ antiporter subunit D has product MNALVPLPVVMPLLGAALTLMLARRPNAQRAVSLTVLGAGLLVAAALLVLTSLHGPLVVEVGGWTAPLGIVLVADRFSALMLVVSAAVTLAVLVYSIGQGLADGDEETPLSVYHPTYLVLTAGVTTAFLSGDLFNLYVGFEILLVSSYVLLTLGGTENRIRAGTTYVVVSLLSSIIFLTAIGLVYAATGTLNLAQLAGRLDVLPDDLRLMLQGMLLLAFGVKAAIFPLSAWLPDSYPTAPAPVTAVFAGLLTKVGVYAIIRTETLLFPGGRIGGLLLAAALLTMLVGILGAIAQSDIKRLLSFTLVSHIGYMLFGVGLTTVLGLAAAIFYVVHHIVIQTTLFLAVGLVERHGGSTVLDRLGGLARVSPLLGVLFLVPALNLAGIPPFSGFLGKTGLLQAGAALGHPMAWALVAGGLLTSLLTLYAVARVWNLAFWRSPRTGGNAGDGDGGRSSVVTLPALMVTSTAALVVLGVGLTAVAGPLFDLSGAIAGDLLGREPYVRAVYPGGAP; this is encoded by the coding sequence ATGAACGCCCTCGTCCCCCTGCCGGTCGTGATGCCGCTGCTCGGCGCGGCGCTGACGCTGATGCTGGCCCGGCGCCCGAACGCGCAGCGGGCCGTCAGCCTCACCGTGCTCGGCGCGGGCCTGCTGGTCGCCGCCGCCCTGCTGGTCCTCACCTCGCTCCACGGACCGCTCGTCGTGGAGGTGGGCGGCTGGACGGCGCCGCTCGGCATCGTCCTGGTCGCCGACCGGTTCTCCGCGCTCATGCTGGTCGTCTCCGCCGCCGTCACCCTCGCCGTGCTGGTGTACTCCATCGGCCAGGGCCTGGCCGACGGCGACGAGGAGACGCCGCTCTCCGTCTACCATCCGACGTACCTGGTGCTCACCGCCGGGGTGACCACCGCGTTCCTGTCCGGGGACCTGTTCAACCTCTACGTCGGCTTCGAGATCCTGCTGGTGTCCAGCTACGTGCTGCTCACCCTCGGCGGCACCGAGAACCGCATCCGGGCCGGCACGACGTACGTCGTGGTCAGCCTGCTCTCCTCGATCATCTTCCTGACCGCCATCGGGCTCGTCTACGCGGCCACCGGCACGCTCAACCTCGCGCAGCTCGCCGGCCGGCTCGACGTCCTGCCGGACGACCTGCGCCTGATGCTGCAGGGCATGCTGCTGCTCGCGTTCGGCGTCAAGGCGGCGATCTTCCCGCTGTCGGCGTGGCTGCCGGACAGTTACCCCACCGCGCCGGCCCCGGTGACCGCGGTCTTCGCCGGCCTGCTCACCAAGGTCGGCGTGTACGCCATCATCCGCACCGAGACGCTGCTGTTCCCCGGCGGGCGCATCGGCGGCCTGCTGCTGGCGGCGGCGCTGCTGACCATGCTGGTCGGCATCCTCGGCGCGATCGCGCAGTCCGACATCAAGCGCCTGCTGTCGTTCACGCTGGTGAGCCACATCGGCTACATGCTGTTCGGGGTCGGGCTCACGACCGTGCTCGGCCTGGCCGCGGCGATCTTCTACGTGGTGCACCACATCGTGATCCAGACGACGCTGTTCCTCGCCGTGGGCCTCGTCGAACGCCACGGCGGCAGCACCGTGCTGGACCGGCTCGGGGGGCTCGCCCGCGTGTCGCCGCTGCTCGGGGTGCTGTTCCTGGTCCCCGCGCTCAACCTGGCCGGCATCCCGCCGTTCTCCGGGTTCCTCGGCAAGACCGGGCTGCTGCAGGCCGGGGCCGCTCTGGGGCACCCGATGGCCTGGGCCCTGGTCGCGGGCGGGCTGCTGACCAGCCTGCTCACCCTCTACGCCGTCGCCCGGGTGTGGAACCTGGCCTTCTGGCGCTCCCCGCGCACCGGCGGGAACGCCGGGGACGGCGACGGCGGGCGGAGCTCCGTCGTGACGCTTCCCGCGCTGATGGTCACCTCCACGGCCGCGCTGGTGGTGCTCGGCGTCGGGCTGACCGCGGTCGCCGGGCCGCTGTTCGACCTGAGCGGCGCGATCGCCGGCGACCTGCTCGGACGGGAACCGTACGTGCGGGCCGTCTACCCGGGTGGTGCGCCATGA
- the mnhG gene encoding monovalent cation/H(+) antiporter subunit G, translating to MSPDGVLGTVLDTAAVVCLVGGALLCLAAGVALVRFPDLLSRMHAATKPQVLGLLLVLLGCGLRLRTGVDVTTLVLIGAFQLATAPVAAHMVGRAALRERRPDPDLLVTDELPAGGNPPSPS from the coding sequence ATGAGTCCTGACGGCGTTCTCGGCACTGTCCTGGACACGGCGGCCGTGGTGTGTCTCGTCGGCGGGGCGCTGCTCTGCCTGGCCGCCGGGGTCGCCCTGGTGCGGTTCCCCGACCTGCTGTCGCGCATGCACGCGGCCACCAAGCCGCAGGTGCTCGGCCTGCTGCTGGTGCTGCTCGGGTGCGGGCTGCGGCTGCGTACGGGCGTGGACGTGACGACGCTGGTGCTGATCGGCGCGTTCCAGCTCGCGACCGCTCCCGTGGCCGCCCACATGGTGGGCCGGGCCGCGCTCAGGGAGCGGAGGCCGGACCCGGACCTGCTCGTGACGGACGAGCTGCCCGCCGGAGGGAATCCCCCCTCCCCTTCGTGA
- a CDS encoding Na+/H+ antiporter subunit E produces MSPAPLSRRDRLRNRAVAVAVLVTVWCLLWGSFTWANLIGGLAVAAVVLAVFPLPPLTFAGRVSPLGVLRFVLRFLLDLVVSSVQVAALAFRFGHRPASAVIAVPLKVRSDLNLTLTSVALCLVPGSIVVDVDRATGTLYVHVLGVRTLTEVERFRRSIWRLEERIVAAVGSAAERRLVAAPDPVTPQPSTDRKGTRV; encoded by the coding sequence ATGAGCCCCGCCCCGCTGAGCCGGCGGGACCGGCTCCGCAACCGGGCCGTCGCCGTCGCCGTGCTGGTCACCGTGTGGTGCCTGCTGTGGGGGTCGTTCACCTGGGCGAACCTCATCGGCGGCCTGGCCGTCGCGGCCGTCGTCCTCGCCGTGTTCCCGCTGCCGCCGCTGACCTTCGCCGGGCGGGTGTCCCCGCTGGGGGTGCTGCGTTTCGTCCTCCGTTTCCTCCTCGACCTGGTCGTCTCCAGCGTGCAGGTGGCGGCGCTGGCGTTCAGGTTCGGGCACCGGCCGGCCAGCGCCGTCATCGCCGTGCCGCTGAAGGTGCGCTCCGACCTCAACCTCACGCTCACGTCCGTGGCCCTGTGCCTGGTGCCCGGCAGCATCGTCGTCGACGTGGACCGGGCCACCGGCACGCTGTACGTGCACGTCCTCGGCGTCCGCACCCTCACGGAGGTCGAACGCTTCCGCCGGAGCATCTGGCGGCTGGAGGAACGCATCGTCGCCGCGGTCGGGTCGGCGGCCGAGAGGCGGCTCGTCGCCGCGCCCGACCCCGTCACCCCCCAGCCGTCCACTGACAGGAAAGGCACTCGCGTATGA
- a CDS encoding monovalent cation/H+ antiporter complex subunit F, with the protein MTIVVVTATVLLACAGVLALARIVRGPSVLDRIVATDVLLAVIVAAVATAVAAGRDATTLPVLLVLSILGFTGSVSVARFAVRSRRDES; encoded by the coding sequence ATGACCATCGTCGTCGTCACGGCCACCGTCCTGCTCGCCTGCGCCGGGGTGCTCGCCCTGGCGCGGATCGTCCGCGGGCCGTCCGTGCTCGACCGGATCGTGGCCACCGACGTGCTGCTGGCGGTCATCGTCGCGGCCGTCGCCACCGCCGTCGCGGCCGGGCGCGACGCGACGACGCTGCCCGTGCTCCTCGTGCTGTCCATCCTGGGATTCACCGGTTCGGTGAGCGTGGCCCGGTTCGCCGTCAGGAGCCGCCGCGATGAGTCCTGA
- a CDS encoding Na(+)/H(+) antiporter subunit C — protein sequence MTPNLTYVVTVGVLFAAGVTLLLERSLTRILLGVILLGNGVNLLILMGGRAGSAPIAGLAGQERMSDPLPQAMILTAIVITLGMTAFLLAMASRTWLLTGHDEVQDDVEDRRIVRLAEQDADLPGDFNGAGDVNGVNGGDPRRGHVTEPP from the coding sequence GTGACCCCGAACCTCACCTACGTGGTCACCGTCGGCGTGCTGTTCGCCGCCGGGGTGACCCTGCTGCTGGAGCGCAGCCTCACCCGGATCCTGCTGGGGGTGATCCTCCTCGGCAACGGCGTGAACCTGCTGATCCTCATGGGCGGCCGGGCGGGCTCGGCGCCCATCGCCGGTCTCGCCGGTCAGGAGCGGATGAGCGACCCGCTGCCGCAGGCGATGATCCTCACCGCCATCGTCATCACGCTCGGCATGACCGCGTTCCTTCTCGCGATGGCCTCGCGCACCTGGCTGCTGACGGGCCACGACGAGGTGCAGGACGACGTCGAGGACCGCCGGATCGTGCGGCTCGCGGAGCAGGACGCGGACCTGCCCGGCGACTTCAACGGCGCCGGCGACGTCAACGGCGTCAACGGCGGCGACCCGCGCCGCGGCCACGTGACGGAGCCGCCCTGA